A single region of the Anoplolepis gracilipes chromosome 1, ASM4749672v1, whole genome shotgun sequence genome encodes:
- the LOC140668888 gene encoding uncharacterized protein, which translates to MLKSGTICTLSEGFCIDSEDGYTYWEPMPTSSCNFHQYDVLYEGPAIKTTDDTSEEKSPIVYSLTTQDITFALTRTREQPLCGYTLLRTEHPKLFILETKKGDVFAERGTISIDNLDIFAYMNSKFVYVEKHIRHQMTSLYHNVIQQKCELEKDIITNTLSFATLQPDEFAYRLMKGPGYMAVTAGEAIHVIKCIPVDAIIRRTKECYAELPVTVRNASLFLTPKSRILTKFGTQKECSFELPTLYRIDDTWIQLTPDPQVIQLPPQRLRPMTSLSWKYLTPGPLAISGIYTEKDIEKLRDHIMFPAEKPALLNFIARGMTGQAVVPGEVSIYSLLDEKALQKIASNTVSRIWGGFVTFGSATAGILGVFLIIRLIKLTIDTAIHGYALHTVYGCSLHLLGAVWSSLTHLLLHLARGPVNQRGIKPEEDQSLQEPTSPPPITPTAPKNESTIVNATAVNTTTPIPIVYTDLRERLNDIEQIPSITSGIRS; encoded by the coding sequence atgctaaaatcAGGAACAATTTGTACGCTCAGTGAAGGATTTTGCATCGATTCAGAGGATGGATATACCTATTGGGAACCGATGCCTACCTCTTCGTGTAATTTTCACCAATACGACGTTCTATATGAAGGACCTGCTATCAAAACTACGGACGATACCAGTGAAGAAAAATCACCTATCGTATACAGCCTGACAACGCAAGATATAACTTTCGCCCTGACAAGAACGCGAGAACAGCCATTGTGCGGGTACACGCTTCTTCGTACAGAGCATCCCAAACTCTTTATACTAGAAACTAAAAAGGGAGACGTCTTCGCCGAACGAGGAACAATTTCAATTgataatcttgatattttcgCATATATGAACTCAAAGTttgtatatgtagaaaaacatATACGACATCAAATGACATCTCTTTACCACAATGTCATTCAACAGAAGTGCGAGCTGGAAAAAGACATCATAACTAACACCTTATCATTCGCCACTTTACAGCCTGATGAATTCGCCTATCGGTTAATGAAAGGACCAGGATACATGGCTGTCACTGCAGGAGAAGCcattcatgtaataaaatgtattcccgTTGACGCTATAATTCGGAGAACAAAAGAATGTTATGCCGAGCTTCCTGTAACGGTAAGGAACGCTTCACTATTTCTAACACCAAAATCAAGAATACTCACCAAATTCGGAACCCAGAAGGAATGTAGCTTTGAACTACCAACGCTCTATCGCATAGATGATACATGGATCCAGCTCACCCCTGACCCACAAGTCATACAATTACCCCCACAACGATTACGCCCGATGACCTCTTTGAGTTGGAAATACCTCACCCCAGGTCCATTAGCCATTAGTGGGATATATACggaaaaagatatagaaaagTTACGAGatcatattatgtttcctgcAGAGAAACCAGCACTTCTAAATTTCATAGCCCGTGGGATGACAGGACAAGCTGTCGTACCAGGAGAAGTCTCTATATACAGTCTGCTAGACGAGAAAGCACTCCAAAAAATAGCTTCGAACACTGTCTCGAGAATTTGGGGCGGATTTGTAACCTTCGGATCGGCAACGGCCGGAATTCTAGGAGTATTCCTAATTATACGACTCATTAAATTAACTATTGATACAGCAATCCATGGATACGCCCTTCACACCGTATACGGATGCAGTCTACACCTACTAGGCGCCGTATGGAGTTCGCTCACACATCTCTTACTTCACCTAGCACGAGGACCCGTAAATCAACGAGGAATAAAACCAGAAGAAGATCAATCTCTCCAGGAGCCAACGAGTCCTCCACCAATAACACCTACAGCACCCAAAAACGAGTCAACTATCGTAAATGCAACAGCGGTAAATACAACCACCCCTATTCCCATTGTTTACACTGACCTTCGAGAACGATTGAACGATATCGAACAAATCCCTTCGATAACATCGGGAATTCGTTCTTAA